CATTAATAATAAGTTGTTTCAATTTTTTATTTCTCATAAATTCTCCTTTGTTAACTTTATATGATATTAGGTTAACATTAGATTCGAAAATTGGCAATACTATTTTTTTTGCGACACTACCTTGCATTAATTAGTAGTGCGTGTTATAGTTATTTATAACAGGTAGTGATTAATGTTCAGTACTGAAATTTTGATAATAAGAAATGGAGGGTTTGGCATGGAAGTGAATGTTCAATTTAAAAAAGGTGTCCTTGAGTTATGCTGCCTTTTCCTTATTCATAAGAAGGATCAATATGGCTATGAGCTGGCGCAACATGTTTCACAATATGTGGAGGTTGCGGAGGGTGCGATTTATCCGGTATTGCGGCGTTTGGTGAAAGAGGGTTATTGCGACACGTATTTGAAGGAGTCGACAGAAGGCCCATCGCGGAAATATTATCAACTAACGGTTAAGGGTGAGATGTATATGACGGAATTAATGTTTGAATGGAAAGATTTTGTAGCGAATGTGAATCGATTATTTGTAGAAGGGGGAGAGCAAATTGGATAAAACAGAATTTCTAAATGAGCTGGCGCTAAAATTGGCGGGACTGGATCCTGAGGAAAGAAAAGAGATATTAGCGGATTATATGGAGCATTTTGCAGCAGGTGAAACGAGTGGGAAATCGGAGCAGGAGATTGTGTTTGATCTTGGAACTCCAGATGAAATTGCGCGTGATATTTTGGCGGAGCGTGGTGAGTCATTACCAGAGGATTCGTATTATGTGCCTAGACCGAGTCAGCCTAAAAAACGTGGGGCAGGCTTCAAAGTCGGCGTATTTTTAGCAATGTTGATTCCGAATTTGGTCGTTTACTCCTTGCTTCTATCTTTTTGGGGTGTGGTCGCGGGTTTCATCGGATCGACTGTGGGCTTTTTCTTAACTCCGTTTGGCTTTATTTTAGACGCGGTGTTGAATCAAGCGTTTGAATGGTATAAATTATTTGGAACGATTGGTATTGTTGGACTGGGCTTCATTTTCTTCGTCGTTACAATTTGGATGACGAAAGCGATGATCATAGCTACAGTGGGTTATACGAAATTCAATATTCATTTGATGAAGGGAGAGAGCAAACATGTTTAAAAATAAATTAAAATTGCTAATTATCGGCGCGGCTCTTCTAGTCGTTGGTGGTATTGGTTTTGGACTGACTTTTGATAATAATAATGTGGATCGTGGCGAGGCTTACCACCGGGAGTGGCAGCTGGCGGACGGTGACATTTCGGTGATTAAATTGATGGGTGATCAGGATTTGCGCGTGAATGTGGCGGAAAGTACGACTGGAAAAAATTACGTTACGATGAGCGGGCATTTGTCGCAAGAGGTGATTAATCGCTTGGATAAGAGCGTGAAGGCCAATCAGGATAGTTTGACTATTAACGTGGAAAATGAGCAGGAATGGTTCCAGTTTTTAGAGTTTCAAATTTATGGCGAGCAGACGGTGACGATTCACGTGGCAAAAGGCGCGAAATTGGGGCAGCTGGCGAGCGATATGAGTTCGAGTGACTTGGTCGTGCGTGATGCGACGGCGAAATCGATTACGCTTGAGAGTGGTTCTGGCGAAATTGAAGCGACGAATCTAGCGGCGGATACAACAACTGTTAAAAATAGTTCTGGTGATATCGATTTGAAAAATGTGACGTCGAATCTGGAAGTTATCAATGGTTCTGGTGAAAATTCTGTACAGGGAATGACTGGCGACACGCTTCGTGCAACCTCGAGTTCTGGTGATATCGAAGTGAACCAAATTACGGCGAAAACAACGACGCTGACAAATGGTTCGGGGAGTATTGACGGGGAAGAAGTGAGTGGCACGGTGAAAGTCGACAATAATTCTGGCGATGTGGAGTTGTCTGGATTGGATAATGCGACGAGTGTTACGAGTGGATCGGGTGAAGTTGATCTATCGTTTCATGATGTGACGAAAGACGTGACGGTAGACGCGGATTCAGGAGATGTAAATATCGAGATTCCAGGGGCGTTCAACGGTTTCTTAGACCTACGAAGCAATTCTGGCGATATTAAATCACCTAACATCAAAACAAGCGGAAACCAAGTCATTAAGGTACGTACAGGATCTGGAAATATTAAAGTAGAGCAGTAATTTGGAGGTGGGCTCACGCTCACTTCTTTAATTTATGGAGGATGTTGTCATGAAAGTGTATGTGATATTAACGAAAACAGCAACGATACCTGGGCGAATGATTCAAAAATACACGCGAAAACCGTTTAATCATGTATCGATTAGTTTGACAGAAGATTTGACGGAAGTGTATAGTTTTGGTCGTCTCGGGAAACGAAATCCGCTGAATGGGGGATTTGTGGTGGAAGATGTACGTAGCGGTGTATTGGAAAACGCGACGACAGCGATTCTTAGTTATGAGATATCGAAGCTACAATATCGACGGATTCAAAAAGAATTGGACTGGTTCCAGTTAACTTCGGATAATTATCGCTATAATTTTTGGGGCATTTTGGGGTTGATGTTACACCTAGATTTATCGGCAAAAAATGAGTTCTTCTGTTCGCAATTTGTGGGACATATTTTAGAATTAGGCGGGATTTCCGTTGTAGGAAGTCGTTCGCAAAATTTTTTACAACCGTGTGATTTTTTGTATGAAGGTGAGATGGAAATAGAATTTTGTGGGCTGATGTCGCGGTATTTAGAGCAGTTTGAGTTGGAAAATGAAGAATTGGCATTACGAGTTTTGGCGTGACTAAAATTTTTTTGAGAGGGTATATTAAGTGATAACGCTACATCTTTAAGGATGAAAGGGGAAATCACAGATGACAGTTCAAATTCGAAAAGGTACGTTTGAGGATATCGAAGCCATTCAAGATATCGCGGTAAAATCTTGGCATGATACGTATGAGGAAATTATTCCACGCGCGGTGCAGGATCGATTTTTAGACATGTTTTATAATTTGGAAACATTAAAAACGCGTGTTGCAGCAACGCCTTTTGCGGTGTTAGAGCAGGACGAAGATGTGATCGGTTTTGCTAGTTTTATCGAGCTCGAAAAAGGTAAAAGCGAACTGGCAGCTTTTTATTTGTTGCCAGGTGTGAAAAATAAAGGCTACGGTACGAAATTGTTGGATGAGGGCATCAAATTATTCGGCTTGCCATTACCGTTATTTGTGAATGTGGAATTAGAAAATACAAATGCGATTGCTTTTTATAAGGCGCGAGGGTTTGTTGAATGGGACAAGTTTGAGGAAGACTTTTATGGACATAAGCTAGAGACGGTTCGTTTGCAGTTGATTCAGCATGTCGAGGAAGAAGTTTAATAGTGACAAAAAAGCAGTACTTGACGAAAAATCAAGTACTGCTTTTTGAATTTGTAGCTGCTTTTCCGCTAGCTTTTTGACCGCCACGAATCGCGAAGAAAATCCATGCTAGAATCGCGCACATAACACCGCCGAGAAGTGAAGTCAAGATGACCATAAGGGCGCTGATGAGCTGTAGAATACTCGTGATAATAACAGTTGCAATCACGCCAAACAAAAAGCCCCAAATGATGAAACGTTTTGCTGTAGCTTTTTGACTAAAGCCGTAAAACATTTCAGCAACAGTAGTTCCAACAAGTATAAGTGGCGCGGCAAAGAGAATTGCAGCGAACACCAGTTGATATGTTATTTCACCATACATAATGGCTTCCATCCCAATCACGGAAAAAATACCTAAAATAAATACGGTTAAGTAGGCAAAGATAAAACGCATGATGCATTCCCCCATTTCATCCCATTATTATATCACAAAAGCTAGCCGGAATCATGTTGCCAGCTAGCTTTTATAATAATTAATCGATAGAGTTAAAAAGTGGATTATCTTCTTTTGCCATCAAGGCTTGGATACCGCGAATGATGTTGAATATTGCGAGAATCACTGTCATAATACCAACAGCGACGATTAAACCGAGGCCGATAAATCCTGTAGCATTAGCGCTATTCGTGCTAAACCCAACGACTCCGATGCTGAGTGCTGTAATGATACCTCCAATTGTTGGTAATATATGTGTGAACAAAGCTACTTTTGCGTGATGTTTCGTATTCTCTGTGCCACTGAAAATCCAGATGGCGATAGGTACGATAAATGGTGCAAAAAATAGACTGAAATAGCTGAGTGCGTTTAATATTTTTTGATCGCTCATAATGTGAGACATCCTTTCGTAACTTGATATCCTTATTATACGATAGGTGAGGGCCTCACAACCATTGAATTAGGTGACAAATTACACGCTGAGTATTACATTTTTGTAAGCACGAGAACGAGTTTAAAGAACGGATTTGAGCGACCAGACTTTCGAGCGCCATCTATAAGCCATCAAGCAACCACGTAGTCCTTCGTCAATGATGTAAGCCACCCAGACGCCGACAAGTCCCATTCCTGCGGTGATTCCGAGAACATAGGAGAACGGCAAACTGACGATCCACATGACGATGATTCCGACAATGAACGGGAAGCGTACATCTCCTGTCGAGTTAAGACTGCTAATAATGATAATATTTGTAGAGCGCGCGATTTCAAGGAAGATGGAAAGGAAGAATAGCTGTTTGGTCATCGCGATAATTTCTTCGTTGGACGTGAATAAATGCATGATTGGTTCGGAAAATACATAGATTAAAATACTGACAAAGACAGCGATCACGAGGCCGATTTTCCAGCTGCGCAAACCTTGCTTATAGGCTTTATCGACTTCTTTTGCACCAACTGCTCGTCCGATAATAATTTGTGAGGCTTGTCCAATCGCTATCGCAAATAGCGCGACGAATTGGCTAACCGTTGAAGCATACACTTTTGTGGTGAGGGCGTCGGTTCCCATCAAGGCTATGATTGCGGTAACAATGAGTTGGGAGCCTGCATATGACATATTTTCACCTGCAGAAGGCAAACCTAATCGCAAAATGGAATACATCGTTCGGCGTGATAAATCTTTGAACTTCTTCCATTTGAAGCGGTAATCAACGTGGCGATGGAGTAACCAGACAGATAGGAAAATGGCGATTGTGTTACCAAAAACGGTAGCTAATGCGACGCCTGTTACGCCTAAATCTAAGAAGGCAAGGGGGCCGTACAAAACGAGATAATTCCCAATAACCGTGATGATACCGGCTAAAACGGGGATATACATAGCTTGGCGAACATGACCGTGTGTCCGCAAAATTGGCATAATGGCATAGGGAATTGCGGTCAATATCGATGCGCCACCGATAATTTCTAAAAATGGAGCGCCAACTTCCACTAAATGTGCATCAAGACCCATCCAGGTTAAGAATTGAGTCGATAGGAAAATGAAAATGAGGCTGACAATCGCGCCGATAACGACGGAAAATACGATGCCATTTGTAATGACCTGTTCAATGAGTTTATGTTTTCTAGCACCGATCATTTGT
The sequence above is drawn from the Listeria weihenstephanensis genome and encodes:
- a CDS encoding DUF1700 domain-containing protein; the encoded protein is MDKTEFLNELALKLAGLDPEERKEILADYMEHFAAGETSGKSEQEIVFDLGTPDEIARDILAERGESLPEDSYYVPRPSQPKKRGAGFKVGVFLAMLIPNLVVYSLLLSFWGVVAGFIGSTVGFFLTPFGFILDAVLNQAFEWYKLFGTIGIVGLGFIFFVVTIWMTKAMIIATVGYTKFNIHLMKGESKHV
- a CDS encoding DUF4097 family beta strand repeat-containing protein → MFKNKLKLLIIGAALLVVGGIGFGLTFDNNNVDRGEAYHREWQLADGDISVIKLMGDQDLRVNVAESTTGKNYVTMSGHLSQEVINRLDKSVKANQDSLTINVENEQEWFQFLEFQIYGEQTVTIHVAKGAKLGQLASDMSSSDLVVRDATAKSITLESGSGEIEATNLAADTTTVKNSSGDIDLKNVTSNLEVINGSGENSVQGMTGDTLRATSSSGDIEVNQITAKTTTLTNGSGSIDGEEVSGTVKVDNNSGDVELSGLDNATSVTSGSGEVDLSFHDVTKDVTVDADSGDVNIEIPGAFNGFLDLRSNSGDIKSPNIKTSGNQVIKVRTGSGNIKVEQ
- a CDS encoding DUF4870 domain-containing protein is translated as MSDQKILNALSYFSLFFAPFIVPIAIWIFSGTENTKHHAKVALFTHILPTIGGIITALSIGVVGFSTNSANATGFIGLGLIVAVGIMTVILAIFNIIRGIQALMAKEDNPLFNSID
- a CDS encoding PadR family transcriptional regulator, which encodes MEVNVQFKKGVLELCCLFLIHKKDQYGYELAQHVSQYVEVAEGAIYPVLRRLVKEGYCDTYLKESTEGPSRKYYQLTVKGEMYMTELMFEWKDFVANVNRLFVEGGEQIG
- a CDS encoding MATE family efflux transporter, whose product is MDKGQTATKLSLFSLAWPIFIEQFLRVMISYVTVFMLGHYSDDAVAATGVANQILVLSVIMFAFISVGVQILVAQMIGARKHKLIEQVITNGIVFSVVIGAIVSLIFIFLSTQFLTWMGLDAHLVEVGAPFLEIIGGASILTAIPYAIMPILRTHGHVRQAMYIPVLAGIITVIGNYLVLYGPLAFLDLGVTGVALATVFGNTIAIFLSVWLLHRHVDYRFKWKKFKDLSRRTMYSILRLGLPSAGENMSYAGSQLIVTAIIALMGTDALTTKVYASTVSQFVALFAIAIGQASQIIIGRAVGAKEVDKAYKQGLRSWKIGLVIAVFVSILIYVFSEPIMHLFTSNEEIIAMTKQLFFLSIFLEIARSTNIIIISSLNSTGDVRFPFIVGIIVMWIVSLPFSYVLGITAGMGLVGVWVAYIIDEGLRGCLMAYRWRSKVWSLKSVL
- a CDS encoding GNAT family N-acetyltransferase → MTVQIRKGTFEDIEAIQDIAVKSWHDTYEEIIPRAVQDRFLDMFYNLETLKTRVAATPFAVLEQDEDVIGFASFIELEKGKSELAAFYLLPGVKNKGYGTKLLDEGIKLFGLPLPLFVNVELENTNAIAFYKARGFVEWDKFEEDFYGHKLETVRLQLIQHVEEEV